The proteins below are encoded in one region of Hordeum vulgare subsp. vulgare chromosome 3H, MorexV3_pseudomolecules_assembly, whole genome shotgun sequence:
- the LOC123439954 gene encoding uncharacterized protein LOC123439954, which yields MPPPKTALLCVLELPLLPLLELRLHLLLVLRLLLLLELPPLELCYLLSFSRAPTVAAPMHSEGKVQTGRSWGVGHGGSSEGSKTAQLCPSSCCYPPSHPGRSFCSRTSPLSYSSFDLARGRL from the exons ATGCCACCGCCAAAAACTGCTCTCCTATGTGTCCTCGAGCTCCCACTTCTACCTCTCCTCGAGCTCCGACTACACCTTCTCCTTGTGCTCCGGCTGCTGCTTCTCCTCGAGCTTCCACCGTTAGAGCTCTGCTATCTTCTGTCCTTCTCCCGTGCCCCTACTGTTGCTGCTCCTATGCACTCTGAAGGGAAGGTACAAA CCGGAAGATCTTGGGGTGTTGGGCATGGAGGGTCGTCCGAAGGGAGCAAGACGGCTCAGCTTTGTCCCTCGTCCTGCTGCTACCCTCCTTCCCATCCAGGTCGCTCGTTCTGCTCCAGGACATCGCCGTTGTCGTACTCCTCATTTGACCTTGCAAGGGGGAGACTTTAG